A genomic window from Rhodococcus sp. KBS0724 includes:
- a CDS encoding zinc-binding dehydrogenase: MRALIGGLDDNWAMKKDSDIPEMKLGALRVRVMAAALNRADLYMLEGTYNPNMKQGDVYPAGMEYAGVVETSSPLAPHLPVGTRVMGVTMGAFADYALCDPRMVLPIPEHLSFEDAAALPVALATENDALTRAGFSAGQSVLVVGGTTAIGLSAIQLAKALGAGTVIATTTRSDKKQLLLDLGADVAIDTATEDLTQHVLDATEGAGVDIVLDHVGGELFGRLPAATKVGGSIVNIGRLAGPATALDLDQVALRRINIIGTTFSVRTQDELAEVCSALNAEVMPAVAAGKITPHIDRVYAAEDAHDAAERLRANAALGKIVLSFAENGPNDESQRAPVANFFGSIAQLGYVVRDIDASLEGFVASGIGPWFLLRGVQPENFTYKGVSSAMAMDVAVANSGDIQIEVICPVNDEPSMYRDFLEAGNEGLQHFAYWSSDFQTLYDKAIAAGFTVGQEGQLGGPTGRFAYLNTEHHPGTCVEISDLGGAKAQLFDYVKLAAAHWDGSNPLQVIDPNMLAAH, encoded by the coding sequence ATGCGCGCACTCATCGGTGGACTCGACGACAACTGGGCCATGAAGAAGGACAGTGACATTCCGGAGATGAAGCTCGGCGCCCTTCGCGTCCGAGTGATGGCTGCGGCCTTGAACCGGGCCGATCTGTACATGCTCGAAGGAACATACAACCCGAACATGAAGCAGGGCGACGTCTACCCGGCAGGGATGGAGTACGCCGGCGTCGTCGAAACCTCCAGTCCACTCGCTCCGCACCTCCCCGTCGGCACCCGCGTCATGGGAGTCACCATGGGCGCCTTCGCCGACTACGCACTCTGCGACCCGCGCATGGTCCTCCCTATCCCCGAACACCTGTCGTTCGAAGATGCCGCCGCTCTACCGGTCGCGCTTGCAACCGAGAATGACGCCCTCACCCGGGCAGGATTCTCGGCAGGCCAAAGTGTTCTGGTCGTTGGTGGAACGACGGCGATCGGGCTCAGCGCGATTCAACTCGCCAAGGCTCTCGGAGCCGGCACGGTCATCGCAACTACGACACGTTCGGACAAGAAACAACTTCTGCTGGATCTGGGAGCCGACGTTGCAATCGACACGGCCACCGAAGATCTCACCCAACACGTACTCGACGCTACCGAGGGCGCGGGAGTCGACATCGTTCTGGACCACGTCGGCGGCGAACTGTTCGGGCGCCTACCCGCCGCCACCAAGGTCGGCGGATCAATCGTCAATATCGGCCGTCTGGCTGGACCTGCGACCGCCCTCGATCTCGATCAGGTGGCGCTACGACGGATCAACATCATCGGAACCACTTTCAGCGTCCGTACCCAGGACGAACTCGCCGAAGTCTGCAGTGCACTGAACGCAGAAGTCATGCCGGCCGTGGCTGCCGGAAAAATCACCCCTCACATCGACCGTGTCTATGCGGCGGAGGACGCACACGACGCTGCAGAACGGCTGCGCGCCAACGCCGCCCTGGGCAAGATCGTGCTGTCCTTCGCGGAGAATGGGCCCAACGACGAATCACAGCGAGCACCGGTCGCTAACTTTTTCGGAAGCATTGCGCAGCTCGGCTACGTTGTTCGCGACATCGATGCATCCCTGGAAGGGTTTGTTGCATCAGGTATCGGACCGTGGTTCCTCCTTCGAGGTGTGCAACCGGAAAACTTCACATACAAAGGAGTTTCGTCGGCAATGGCAATGGATGTCGCGGTCGCCAACAGCGGCGACATCCAGATCGAGGTCATCTGCCCCGTCAACGACGAGCCGTCGATGTACCGGGACTTCCTCGAGGCCGGCAACGAAGGCCTCCAACACTTTGCCTACTGGTCATCGGACTTCCAGACGCTGTACGACAAAGCCATCGCCGCAGGCTTCACCGTCGGCCAAGAAGGCCAACTCGGCGGCCCTACAGGACGATTCGCCTACCTCAACACCGAACACCACCCCGGCACCTGCGTCGAGATCTCCGACCTCGGTGGAGCAAAAGCCCAACTGTTCGACTACGTCAAGCTCGCGGCAGCTCACTGGGATGGATCCAATCCCCTACAGGTCATCGACCCCAACATGCTAGCGGCACACTGA
- a CDS encoding MBL fold metallo-hydrolase yields MRVHHINCGTMHPRRTPDGLVCHVIVVETDNGLVLVDSGFGLQDAVDPKNRFGPARFYVRPIFDPEETALRQLPRLGLDPADVRHIVLTHFDADHVGGLSDFPDAHVHLTTAEATAALHPLTATEKRRYLPALRAHHPRLTQHSSLRTDTWKGFAGATELSDISPGIVLVNLPGHSRGHAGVAVDAGDRWVLHAGDSFYHHGQVDGTVKPPLALRMMERIIAQDWERVQANHERLEEIWTAKDPNLVLVNAHDPTLLKTAQLRNGR; encoded by the coding sequence ATGCGAGTCCACCACATCAACTGCGGCACAATGCATCCACGACGCACACCCGACGGTCTCGTGTGTCACGTGATCGTCGTGGAGACCGACAACGGCCTTGTTCTCGTCGATTCCGGCTTCGGACTGCAAGATGCCGTCGACCCGAAGAACCGCTTCGGACCCGCACGGTTCTACGTCCGCCCTATCTTCGATCCCGAGGAGACAGCTCTCCGGCAGCTACCCCGCCTCGGTCTCGATCCCGCTGACGTCCGACACATTGTGTTGACTCACTTCGACGCAGACCACGTCGGAGGACTATCGGACTTTCCCGATGCTCACGTCCACCTCACCACCGCCGAGGCGACCGCAGCGCTGCATCCACTCACAGCCACCGAGAAACGGCGATACCTCCCTGCCTTACGGGCGCACCATCCACGACTGACCCAGCACTCGTCGCTGCGAACCGACACGTGGAAAGGCTTCGCCGGTGCGACCGAACTGAGCGACATCTCACCCGGCATCGTCCTCGTCAACCTGCCCGGACACAGTCGAGGGCACGCCGGCGTCGCCGTGGATGCAGGCGACCGTTGGGTACTGCACGCCGGCGATTCCTTCTACCATCACGGCCAAGTCGACGGCACAGTCAAGCCGCCCTTGGCATTACGGATGATGGAACGAATCATTGCCCAAGATTGGGAACGAGTACAAGCCAATCACGAACGCCTCGAGGAGATATGGACGGCAAAGGACCCCAACCTGGTCCTGGTCAACGCCCACGACCCAACACTCCTGAAGACTGCCCAATTACGCAACGGTCGCTAG
- a CDS encoding nitronate monooxygenase family protein, translated as MSALTNDLNLKVPVIGAPMAGGASTPALVAAASRAGSLGFLAAGYKTPQALADQIDTVRTEGVPFGVNIFAPNPVPVDADAFRTYARAIQVEADRYGVILAQGEPVEDDDYFEDKIDLLLANPVPVVSFTFGIPGPAVIKALRAAGSLVVLTVTSADEADLAVDAGADLLVAQASAAGGHSGTLTPQQIPADVPIADLIAQIRRRTAVPLLAAGGLATSADVAAALRAGAEAAVVGTVLLRTEESGASATHKAALADASRGNTVVTRAFTGRPARALRNEFIDRYDAQAPIGYPAIHHLTNPMRKAAVAHSDPERMHLWAGTGYRHATVEPAAAVLTRLANY; from the coding sequence ATGAGTGCACTCACAAACGATCTCAATCTGAAGGTGCCCGTCATCGGGGCCCCTATGGCAGGCGGTGCGTCAACACCGGCTCTTGTCGCAGCCGCCTCTCGTGCTGGCAGTCTCGGCTTCCTCGCCGCCGGATACAAGACGCCACAGGCCCTGGCCGACCAGATCGACACTGTGCGCACCGAGGGAGTTCCGTTCGGTGTCAATATCTTTGCGCCCAACCCGGTGCCGGTCGACGCCGACGCTTTCCGAACCTATGCCAGGGCGATCCAGGTCGAGGCGGATCGTTACGGCGTCATTCTTGCCCAGGGCGAACCGGTCGAAGACGACGACTATTTCGAGGACAAGATCGATCTGCTCCTGGCCAACCCGGTTCCGGTGGTCAGCTTCACTTTCGGCATTCCTGGGCCCGCGGTGATCAAGGCGCTGCGTGCTGCTGGCTCTCTTGTCGTACTGACGGTAACCTCTGCGGATGAGGCCGACCTTGCCGTCGATGCAGGGGCTGATCTCCTTGTCGCCCAAGCGTCTGCCGCTGGTGGCCACTCCGGAACGTTGACGCCCCAGCAGATTCCGGCTGACGTGCCGATCGCTGACTTGATCGCGCAGATCCGCCGTCGCACGGCTGTTCCACTGTTGGCGGCTGGTGGATTGGCGACCTCCGCCGACGTCGCAGCGGCATTACGCGCCGGAGCAGAGGCCGCGGTAGTCGGTACTGTGCTGCTGCGTACCGAGGAGAGCGGCGCTTCGGCTACTCACAAGGCAGCTCTGGCCGACGCTTCTCGCGGAAACACCGTAGTTACACGCGCTTTCACGGGTCGTCCCGCTCGTGCTCTCCGGAACGAGTTCATCGACCGTTACGACGCACAGGCGCCGATCGGATATCCGGCCATCCATCACCTGACCAACCCGATGCGTAAAGCTGCGGTGGCCCACAGTGATCCGGAGCGAATGCACCTGTGGGCCGGCACCGGCTACCGCCACGCCACCGTGGAACCAGCAGCGGCAGTGCTCACGCGATTGGCCAACTACTGA
- a CDS encoding class I SAM-dependent methyltransferase — MHRDVVRESYSARSQEYMDLFGSIDSTHPSDQALMASWATTLTGAVLDAGCGPGQWTDFLAQCGLVVSGIDLVPQFVERARVQYPDLSFEVGAFEALDAATESMGGVLSWYSLIHHNPHDIEVPIAEFARVIRPGGGLLVGFFNGATVEAFDHAATTGYRWSVAELSQVLVTAGFEVIETYTRTGSGYRPHGAIIARRRSGEDTPEIDG, encoded by the coding sequence ATGCACCGCGATGTCGTCCGAGAGTCGTATTCGGCCAGATCTCAGGAGTACATGGATCTCTTCGGCTCCATAGATTCGACGCACCCATCCGATCAGGCACTGATGGCCAGCTGGGCCACCACCCTGACAGGTGCCGTGCTCGATGCTGGGTGCGGGCCGGGGCAGTGGACAGACTTCTTGGCCCAGTGCGGACTGGTTGTGAGCGGGATCGATCTGGTTCCTCAATTCGTTGAACGAGCCCGCGTGCAGTACCCGGATCTTTCCTTCGAAGTCGGGGCATTCGAAGCATTGGACGCCGCGACAGAATCAATGGGTGGCGTGCTGTCCTGGTACTCGCTCATCCACCACAATCCGCACGATATCGAGGTGCCGATCGCGGAATTCGCACGCGTGATTCGTCCCGGTGGTGGATTGCTGGTTGGCTTCTTCAACGGCGCAACCGTAGAGGCCTTTGATCACGCGGCGACGACTGGCTATCGATGGTCGGTGGCCGAACTCAGCCAAGTACTGGTCACGGCGGGCTTCGAAGTGATCGAGACATATACTCGAACGGGGAGCGGTTACCGGCCCCACGGCGCAATCATTGCACGGCGGCGGAGCGGTGAGGACACGCCTGAGATCGACGGTTAA
- a CDS encoding mycofactocin-coupled SDR family oxidoreductase has protein sequence MAAEIPEAPIPDTPNARRYEGKVVFITGAARGQGRAEAVRFAAEGADIIALDICADLPTTEYAGATTEDLEETVRLVKQHGRRIITSITDITDFDALKAAVEHGVGELGRLDVVVANAGMTTASLSWEIDLDHWHATIDNNLHGAFYTAKATVPILIEQATGGAIVFTSSVAGLKGLPFLGDYAAAKHGVTGLAKTMANELAKYRIRVNTVHPHGVATGLTVPELHQKMETRPDLGLLFMGSLPDQVSQSEDIAAAVAWIASNEARHVTGIQLPVDLGRTNR, from the coding sequence ATGGCCGCCGAGATACCCGAAGCACCGATCCCCGACACACCCAACGCCCGCCGCTACGAAGGCAAGGTCGTCTTCATCACCGGAGCAGCCCGCGGGCAAGGCCGCGCCGAAGCAGTCCGCTTCGCCGCTGAAGGCGCAGACATCATCGCCCTCGACATCTGCGCAGACCTGCCCACCACCGAATATGCCGGCGCCACAACAGAAGACCTCGAGGAAACAGTGCGGCTGGTCAAGCAGCACGGCCGGCGGATCATCACAAGCATCACCGACATTACCGATTTCGACGCCCTCAAAGCCGCGGTCGAACACGGAGTCGGCGAACTGGGCAGACTCGATGTGGTCGTCGCCAATGCAGGCATGACCACCGCCTCCCTGTCCTGGGAAATCGACCTCGATCACTGGCATGCGACCATCGACAACAACTTGCACGGTGCCTTCTACACCGCCAAAGCGACGGTGCCTATCTTGATCGAACAGGCGACCGGCGGCGCAATCGTCTTCACAAGTTCGGTCGCCGGACTGAAAGGCCTTCCGTTTCTCGGTGACTACGCAGCGGCCAAGCACGGGGTAACAGGCCTGGCGAAGACGATGGCCAACGAACTGGCGAAATATCGAATTCGCGTCAACACCGTCCATCCCCACGGCGTCGCTACCGGTCTCACAGTCCCTGAACTGCATCAAAAGATGGAGACACGCCCGGACCTCGGATTGCTTTTCATGGGAAGCCTTCCCGACCAGGTCAGCCAGTCCGAAGACATCGCAGCAGCCGTCGCCTGGATCGCGTCCAACGAAGCCCGCCACGTCACCGGCATCCAACTGCCCGTAGACCTTGGACGCACCAACCGCTGA
- a CDS encoding sensor histidine kinase produces MSLLDFEHLIRRPWFRQASTLDRIALVVSILAVCTEAYRMVVEAAPLGGYVAIAVTALGVAISRRYSWAGLIVVLAGSVIDAVFWDPLVPWTVAVFTVFSLTLRGTSGLGAGLAAGSVAYAASVYANSAGFFDAAAIAGFASAIAAAAAGNAVRNRDRYWKALEERALDAIAARESETNRRVAEERVRIARDLHDMVGHEIAVVNMNLGVAEVNLPPDSQRSRDALDAARAGVTAVLRETQSILQVLRGGSSAVEDQTQPVPGVDQISGLIDSYRRIGLKVNAEIDTVVDKLDPTVDTAIYRIVQEALTNAHRHGNSDVDLAIKSAAGFIVAAVTNRRSSTGSRNLPGEGYGLVGMRERATSAGGVLDIGGDETMFTVTATVPIHGRSIR; encoded by the coding sequence ATGTCCTTGCTCGATTTCGAACACCTCATCCGGCGTCCGTGGTTCCGGCAGGCCTCAACTCTGGACCGGATAGCGCTGGTGGTCTCGATACTTGCCGTATGCACCGAGGCGTATCGGATGGTCGTCGAGGCCGCACCGCTCGGTGGGTACGTCGCGATCGCGGTCACCGCCCTAGGTGTCGCGATATCGCGGCGCTACTCATGGGCCGGTTTGATTGTTGTGCTGGCAGGTTCGGTAATCGATGCGGTCTTCTGGGATCCTCTGGTGCCGTGGACTGTTGCGGTCTTCACCGTCTTCTCCCTGACACTGCGTGGGACGTCCGGACTCGGCGCCGGACTGGCCGCAGGATCAGTGGCCTACGCAGCCTCCGTATACGCGAACTCGGCCGGATTTTTCGACGCAGCCGCCATTGCAGGATTCGCTTCCGCGATAGCAGCGGCTGCAGCGGGCAACGCAGTGCGAAACCGCGACCGGTACTGGAAGGCACTCGAAGAACGTGCACTGGACGCGATTGCCGCGCGTGAGAGTGAAACGAATCGTCGTGTCGCAGAAGAACGTGTGCGGATCGCTCGCGATCTCCACGACATGGTCGGACATGAAATCGCCGTAGTGAACATGAATCTTGGTGTGGCTGAAGTAAATCTGCCTCCTGATTCGCAGCGTTCACGGGACGCACTCGACGCGGCCCGCGCCGGCGTCACAGCGGTGCTTCGTGAGACTCAGAGCATTCTCCAAGTTCTACGCGGCGGTTCGAGCGCTGTCGAAGATCAAACTCAACCCGTACCGGGAGTGGATCAGATCTCCGGGCTGATCGACTCCTACCGACGGATCGGTTTGAAGGTCAATGCCGAAATCGACACAGTTGTAGATAAATTGGATCCAACTGTCGACACGGCAATCTATCGAATTGTGCAGGAAGCGCTGACCAACGCGCATCGACACGGCAACAGCGACGTCGACCTGGCGATCAAATCCGCAGCAGGTTTCATCGTCGCCGCGGTAACCAATCGACGCAGCAGTACCGGATCAAGAAATCTGCCGGGCGAAGGCTACGGTTTGGTGGGGATGCGTGAGCGTGCGACATCTGCTGGTGGTGTGCTCGATATCGGAGGCGACGAAACGATGTTCACAGTGACAGCGACTGTACCCATCCACGGCAGGTCGATCCGATGA
- a CDS encoding response regulator transcription factor, giving the protein MIRVMIVDDQEMIRQGLRAILAANDRIEVVADVADGYQAVEVAKTDQIDVILMDIRMPGIDGVETIRRIREFAPTETMKIVVLTTFDHDATVLTALQAGANGFLSKSVSPTELAAGIEAVSSGGGALSGSAAASVITHVSEQPARAVDTALAARFAALTPREREVVIAAAEGKSNTEIATVMFVSPFTVKTHANRAMAKVGARDRAQLIAFAYQAGLLA; this is encoded by the coding sequence ATGATCCGAGTGATGATTGTCGACGACCAGGAAATGATTCGCCAAGGCCTACGTGCCATCCTCGCCGCGAATGACCGTATCGAAGTCGTCGCCGACGTCGCCGACGGGTACCAGGCAGTCGAGGTGGCGAAGACCGACCAGATCGACGTCATTCTGATGGATATTCGTATGCCGGGCATCGATGGGGTGGAAACAATTCGGCGCATACGCGAATTCGCACCGACAGAGACAATGAAGATTGTGGTGCTGACAACGTTCGATCACGATGCGACAGTGCTGACAGCACTGCAAGCCGGCGCGAACGGGTTCCTGAGCAAATCTGTCAGTCCCACCGAATTGGCTGCGGGTATCGAGGCAGTTTCCAGTGGTGGTGGTGCGCTGTCGGGTTCAGCGGCAGCGTCGGTAATCACTCATGTCTCCGAACAACCCGCGCGAGCAGTGGACACGGCGCTGGCTGCTCGGTTCGCTGCGCTTACTCCTCGTGAGCGTGAGGTGGTAATCGCTGCGGCTGAAGGCAAGAGCAATACCGAAATTGCCACCGTCATGTTCGTGTCTCCGTTCACCGTGAAGACTCATGCCAATCGCGCGATGGCCAAGGTGGGTGCTCGGGATCGGGCGCAGTTGATCGCGTTTGCATATCAGGCCGGGTTGCTCGCCTGA
- a CDS encoding MMPL family transporter has translation MPLTLAWIGRFSARHRLVVVLAWLVALFALTGVLVSGGSSDESASASIPDTRASQAMAVMNEQFPSDQPERSPGSLQLVLQTAGGASVTDPGVRSQIDDVLGAAAAVADVVTVSDPFDSSNPFVSVDKSTVVSTLTFAAMDDDQQHAAYDAVVAVAENAPGTLEAEVGGQLFEPATSVGGIGEIAGILVAFVVLFLTFGSLLAAGANMLVALSGVAVGTVGVLAYGTISPIEPTTITLGTMLGLAVGIDYSLFILTRFRAELRAGHTIESAVARAVGTAGTAVVFAGLTVIIALAGLSVVGISFITDMGMGGAFGVLVAVLMSLTLLPVLMRTLGLRALPRKERHIAAGVPAVGSHTDGEKHRSGAFFAAWVGFLVRRPVISIVAGIGVLLLVAIPMLGMKTAQNVPGGLDPSSTQRHAYDLIVEEFGGIQSPLMVIAEGEGAATNTAAVQSQLAELDGVQSVDPGVISADGTAALFRLVPTGGPIDESTENLVDEIRDRADIAPGVHLEVTGESAIGIDMDGALHQALIKYVVVIVLLSFVLLTIMFRSLLVPLIATLGYLLSVGAAFGGSVAVFQWGWLDAIIPAPQGDPMLSVLPIILVGVLFGLAMDYQVFLVSRIQEMHSRGLSPKDAVVSGFKTSGPVLVAAAAIMVFVFAGFATSTMAVAASIAFGLVVGVIADAFIIRMVLMPAMLALLGKSAWWLPRWLDKIIPDLDVEGRALDDHSDAESEESSEQRSVLVP, from the coding sequence ATGCCACTCACATTAGCGTGGATCGGGCGATTCAGCGCCCGCCACCGACTCGTTGTAGTCCTCGCCTGGCTTGTCGCATTGTTTGCGTTGACCGGAGTGTTGGTCTCGGGCGGGTCCTCGGACGAGAGTGCGTCTGCCTCGATTCCGGATACCCGAGCATCGCAGGCAATGGCGGTGATGAACGAGCAGTTTCCATCGGATCAGCCCGAAAGATCCCCGGGCAGTTTGCAGTTGGTGCTGCAGACAGCTGGCGGAGCCAGCGTAACGGATCCCGGTGTCAGGAGTCAGATCGACGATGTACTCGGCGCCGCTGCGGCGGTCGCGGATGTCGTCACGGTCAGCGATCCTTTCGACTCGTCGAATCCCTTTGTTTCAGTGGACAAGTCAACCGTCGTCTCGACTCTGACTTTCGCTGCGATGGACGATGATCAGCAGCATGCCGCCTACGACGCTGTCGTAGCAGTCGCGGAAAACGCCCCCGGCACCTTGGAGGCAGAAGTCGGAGGGCAACTCTTCGAACCGGCGACCTCAGTGGGCGGCATCGGTGAGATTGCGGGCATCCTCGTCGCCTTTGTCGTCCTGTTTCTCACCTTCGGTTCACTTCTCGCCGCAGGCGCGAACATGCTTGTGGCCCTGAGCGGTGTCGCGGTCGGCACCGTGGGAGTCCTTGCGTACGGCACGATCAGTCCGATCGAACCGACCACCATCACCCTGGGCACCATGCTCGGTTTGGCTGTCGGTATCGACTACAGCCTCTTCATCCTCACCAGGTTCCGGGCCGAACTACGCGCGGGGCACACGATCGAGAGTGCGGTGGCGCGCGCAGTCGGCACAGCCGGAACGGCAGTCGTGTTCGCCGGCCTGACAGTGATCATCGCACTGGCCGGATTGAGTGTGGTCGGAATCAGCTTCATCACCGACATGGGCATGGGCGGCGCGTTCGGAGTTCTTGTCGCAGTACTGATGTCACTGACCTTGTTGCCGGTGTTGATGCGCACCTTGGGCCTACGGGCGTTGCCACGCAAAGAACGCCACATCGCCGCAGGCGTGCCTGCAGTCGGCTCGCATACTGATGGTGAAAAGCACCGCAGTGGCGCATTCTTCGCAGCCTGGGTCGGATTCCTGGTGCGGCGACCGGTCATCTCGATCGTCGCGGGCATCGGCGTCCTTCTGCTCGTGGCTATTCCGATGCTCGGAATGAAAACCGCGCAGAACGTTCCCGGCGGTCTTGATCCTTCGTCTACGCAGCGCCATGCCTACGATCTGATCGTCGAAGAGTTCGGCGGCATCCAGAGTCCGTTGATGGTGATCGCCGAGGGCGAGGGCGCCGCAACGAATACCGCTGCGGTGCAATCACAACTCGCCGAGCTCGACGGTGTGCAAAGCGTCGATCCGGGCGTAATCAGCGCAGACGGGACGGCGGCATTGTTCCGACTTGTACCAACGGGTGGACCTATCGACGAGAGCACCGAGAACCTGGTCGACGAAATTCGGGACCGAGCCGACATTGCGCCTGGTGTTCATCTCGAAGTGACTGGCGAGAGCGCAATCGGCATCGACATGGACGGCGCACTGCACCAAGCGTTGATCAAATATGTAGTCGTTATCGTCCTTCTGTCCTTCGTGCTACTGACCATCATGTTCCGATCCTTGCTCGTACCGTTGATCGCCACACTCGGATACCTGCTCTCGGTCGGCGCCGCATTCGGTGGCAGTGTCGCGGTGTTCCAGTGGGGCTGGTTGGATGCGATCATTCCTGCACCGCAGGGTGATCCGATGCTCAGCGTCCTTCCGATCATTCTCGTCGGCGTCCTGTTCGGTTTGGCGATGGACTACCAGGTGTTCCTGGTCTCCCGCATCCAGGAAATGCACAGTAGAGGGCTCTCCCCCAAGGATGCGGTGGTATCCGGCTTCAAAACCTCAGGACCTGTTCTGGTGGCGGCAGCGGCGATCATGGTGTTCGTGTTCGCCGGTTTTGCAACCAGCACGATGGCGGTCGCGGCATCGATCGCATTCGGGTTGGTGGTCGGAGTCATCGCGGACGCATTCATCATTCGTATGGTCTTGATGCCGGCGATGCTTGCCCTATTGGGTAAGAGCGCATGGTGGCTCCCGCGCTGGCTCGACAAGATCATTCCCGACCTCGACGTCGAAGGCCGTGCACTCGACGATCATTCCGACGCGGAATCCGAGGAAAGTTCGGAGCAAAGATCGGTGCTGGTTCCGTGA
- a CDS encoding M23 family metallopeptidase — MRKASLVLVACAALLAACSSAADSTESATASADDTRGGIPPGYPIDADVMAPLVITTIGPEPIPVTGTDGKVHVAYEISVLNLSPRPATITALDTLAGGPDGEVVASLTKDEVLARTFPLANFEAAPVTDIPVGGTVVLVLDGIYDTRADVPAEVTHRLVTTYGPFITQDSGLNARYPDTVTQIGGAVTTGTGSPVKIGPPLAGDGWVAANGCCVITSHRGAMMAVGGRISGTERYAVDWMRIDVNKPELSSSDGDGSKNEDYFAYDAPLLAVADGTVVSVVSNKKDEPPHHVNPNLTFDQLGGNYAIIDIGNGNYAFYAHMIPGSASVKVGDTVSRGDVIGNLGNSGNTSEVHLHFHISRAPTPLSSDNVPYEIDGFTFVGSTATDALVKGPDAGERTDQLPLNSDVVNFPK; from the coding sequence ATGCGTAAAGCCTCGCTAGTCCTCGTTGCATGTGCCGCGCTACTGGCGGCCTGCTCGTCAGCTGCCGATTCCACCGAATCGGCGACAGCATCCGCCGACGACACCCGAGGCGGCATCCCTCCCGGCTACCCGATTGATGCCGATGTGATGGCGCCACTTGTCATTACGACAATCGGTCCGGAACCGATTCCGGTGACCGGAACCGACGGCAAGGTCCATGTCGCCTATGAAATATCGGTGCTCAACCTGTCGCCTCGGCCCGCAACGATCACCGCGCTCGACACGCTGGCAGGTGGGCCGGACGGCGAAGTGGTGGCGAGCCTGACCAAAGACGAAGTGCTCGCTCGGACATTCCCGTTGGCGAATTTCGAAGCGGCGCCGGTCACCGACATCCCGGTCGGGGGCACTGTTGTGTTGGTTCTCGACGGCATCTACGACACCCGCGCCGACGTACCGGCTGAGGTGACCCACCGACTGGTCACTACGTATGGCCCTTTCATCACGCAGGATTCAGGGCTCAATGCGAGGTATCCGGACACCGTGACTCAGATCGGCGGAGCCGTCACGACAGGCACGGGATCGCCCGTGAAGATCGGACCACCGCTCGCCGGTGATGGTTGGGTAGCTGCCAACGGATGTTGCGTGATCACATCACACCGCGGAGCCATGATGGCGGTGGGCGGACGGATCAGCGGAACCGAGCGTTACGCCGTCGACTGGATGCGTATCGATGTGAATAAGCCAGAGCTGAGTTCCAGCGACGGTGACGGATCGAAGAACGAGGACTACTTCGCCTACGACGCACCGCTGTTGGCGGTCGCCGACGGCACCGTTGTTTCAGTGGTATCGAATAAGAAGGACGAGCCACCGCACCACGTCAATCCGAACCTCACGTTCGATCAGCTCGGCGGCAACTACGCGATCATCGATATCGGCAACGGCAACTACGCCTTCTATGCGCACATGATTCCGGGATCGGCGTCGGTGAAAGTCGGCGACACCGTTTCGCGTGGTGACGTGATCGGAAACTTGGGCAACTCGGGAAATACCTCCGAGGTTCATCTGCACTTCCATATCTCTCGAGCCCCGACCCCTCTGTCTAGCGACAACGTCCCTTACGAGATCGACGGCTTCACATTCGTGGGCTCGACGGCCACAGATGCCCTCGTGAAGGGGCCGGATGCGGGAGAGCGCACCGATCAGCTTCCCCTCAATTCGGATGTCGTCAACTTTCCCAAGTAA